The following proteins are co-located in the Bacillus pumilus genome:
- a CDS encoding ornithine--oxo-acid transaminase, whose protein sequence is MTQTNELIQQTEQYGAANYHPLPIVISEAEGVWVTDPEGNRYMDMLSAYSAVNQGHRHPRIIDALKKQADRVTLTSRAFHNDQLGPWYEKICKLTNKDMALPMNTGAEAVETAVKAARRWGYDIKGIEENRAEIIACVGNFHGRTMTAVSLSSEAEYQRGFGPMLPGIKLISYGDIEALREAITPQTAAFLIEPIQGEAGIVMPPEGFLKEAKALCEKENVLFIADEIQVGLARTGKMFACDWEEIEPDMLILGKALGGGVFPISCVVANRDILGVFNPGSHGSTFGGNPLACAVSLAALDVLIDEKLAERSMELGQYLKDKLSRIQSPVIREVRGRGLFIGMELTEAARPYCEKLKQAGLLCKETHETVIRFAPPLTISKEDLDWAIGHIEALFQA, encoded by the coding sequence ATGACACAGACAAATGAATTGATTCAACAAACAGAGCAATACGGTGCTGCGAATTATCATCCACTGCCAATTGTGATTTCAGAGGCTGAGGGAGTATGGGTGACTGACCCTGAAGGCAATCGATACATGGATATGCTGAGTGCGTATTCCGCAGTGAACCAGGGACATCGCCATCCCCGCATTATTGATGCGCTCAAAAAACAGGCAGACCGCGTGACGCTCACCTCGAGGGCTTTTCATAATGATCAGCTTGGTCCTTGGTATGAGAAAATTTGTAAACTGACAAATAAAGACATGGCATTGCCGATGAATACAGGAGCGGAGGCTGTGGAGACGGCTGTAAAAGCAGCGAGACGCTGGGGATATGACATCAAAGGAATCGAAGAAAATCGTGCGGAAATCATTGCTTGTGTCGGAAATTTTCATGGCCGAACGATGACGGCTGTGTCTCTTTCTTCTGAAGCAGAATATCAAAGAGGTTTCGGACCGATGCTTCCGGGAATCAAGCTCATTTCTTACGGAGATATTGAGGCGTTACGTGAAGCCATTACGCCACAAACAGCGGCTTTTCTCATTGAGCCGATTCAAGGAGAAGCGGGCATTGTCATGCCGCCAGAGGGCTTCTTGAAAGAAGCGAAGGCGCTATGTGAAAAGGAAAATGTGTTATTCATTGCAGATGAAATTCAAGTGGGATTAGCGCGGACAGGCAAGATGTTTGCCTGCGACTGGGAAGAAATTGAGCCTGATATGCTGATCCTCGGCAAGGCATTAGGCGGCGGAGTATTTCCGATCTCATGTGTTGTGGCAAACCGCGATATTTTAGGCGTGTTTAATCCCGGGTCTCATGGGTCTACCTTTGGCGGAAATCCTCTTGCGTGTGCGGTGTCGCTTGCTGCACTGGATGTCTTAATCGACGAGAAGCTTGCAGAGCGTTCCATGGAGCTTGGCCAATACTTAAAAGACAAACTGTCACGTATTCAAAGCCCTGTCATTAGGGAAGTACGCGGACGCGGACTATTTATTGGCATGGAGCTGACAGAGGCAGCTAGACCCTATTGTGAGAAACTCAAACAAGCAGGACTGTTATGCAAAGAAACCCATGAGACAGTGATCCGTTTTGCACCGCCGCTTACCATTTCAAAAGAAGATTTAGACTGGGCGATCGGTCATATTGAAGCATTGTTTCAAGCATAA
- a CDS encoding ABC transporter ATP-binding protein — translation MHLLEVKAVSHAYNSRSFLMRKKDAAPVLKSVHLTIEEGTCLGLLGQSGAGKSTLGNIILGLEKPSAGQVLFEGQDVYRADQRTRKHFRRHVQAVFQDSYSAMNPRWTVEQILSEPLENYETLTRKERKKVLIHWLERVGLSEKDLSKYPHQFSGGQLQRINIARALLLQPKLIVLDESVSSLDMVTQAVILDLLVELKKELGLAYLFITHDMTAAYHLSDQLAILDQGELVAQFQSKDDFFLSEKEAVLKMRDAMLADHPLSRTIGRPVRSI, via the coding sequence TTGCATTTATTAGAAGTGAAAGCAGTCAGTCATGCATACAACAGCCGATCGTTTCTTATGAGAAAAAAAGACGCAGCTCCTGTCCTGAAAAGCGTCCATTTGACCATTGAAGAAGGTACTTGCCTTGGGTTACTAGGGCAAAGCGGCGCAGGGAAAAGTACACTTGGCAACATCATACTTGGACTAGAGAAGCCGAGTGCCGGTCAGGTTCTTTTTGAAGGTCAGGATGTATACCGCGCAGATCAGCGAACACGTAAACACTTTCGCCGGCATGTGCAAGCGGTGTTTCAAGATTCATATTCGGCCATGAATCCAAGGTGGACAGTCGAACAAATTTTATCTGAGCCGCTTGAAAACTATGAAACACTGACCCGTAAAGAACGCAAGAAAGTACTGATCCACTGGCTGGAAAGAGTGGGGCTCAGTGAAAAGGATTTGTCTAAGTATCCGCATCAATTCAGTGGCGGACAGCTGCAAAGGATCAACATCGCAAGAGCATTATTGCTACAGCCAAAGCTGATTGTGCTCGATGAATCCGTCAGCAGTTTAGATATGGTCACACAGGCTGTCATTTTAGATTTATTAGTAGAATTAAAGAAAGAGCTGGGGCTGGCTTACTTATTTATTACACATGATATGACAGCAGCCTATCACTTAAGTGATCAATTGGCGATTCTTGATCAAGGAGAGCTTGTCGCCCAATTTCAATCAAAGGATGATTTCTTTTTATCAGAAAAGGAAGCTGTTCTGAAAATGAGAGATGCGATGCTCGCAGACCATCCTTTGTCACGAACGATTGGCAGACCGGTTCGTTCCATTTGA
- a CDS encoding amino acid permease, whose translation MKQDQHNELERSMKSRHLFMIALGGVIGTGLFLGSGLIIHQAGPGGAILSFIIGGLLMYLVMLCLGELAVAMPTAGSFQEYATKYIGPSTGFMIGWLYWFSWACTIGLEFTSAGILLQRWFPDIPVWLWCLAFSVILFAINAISARSFAETEFWFSAIKVAAILLFIIIGIGAIFGMIHLKDGESAPLFRHLTDHGGLFPNGIFAILLTMVTVNFSFQGTELVGIAAGESESPEKTLPRSIRNIIWRTMVFFVLSIAVLAALLPWQTAGAVDSPFVVVLDKVGIPYAADIMNFIIITAVLSVANSGLYASSRMLWALSKDGKGPTFTKKLSRRKIPINALLVTMSVSALSLLTSVVAPKTVYVWLISISGMVLVVVWMSICLSQYFFRRHFVKTGGDVKDLVFRTPLYPFVPLAGFIAFGIVLISLFFIEDQRIGLYCGVPFMAVCYIIYYLKIKPKEDAKRFAEEERPISKT comes from the coding sequence TTGAAGCAAGATCAGCATAATGAACTAGAGCGTTCCATGAAAAGCAGACATCTCTTTATGATTGCCTTAGGCGGCGTCATCGGTACAGGTCTTTTCCTTGGGTCAGGACTCATTATCCACCAGGCAGGGCCCGGGGGAGCCATTCTTTCGTTTATCATTGGCGGACTGTTAATGTATTTAGTGATGCTGTGTCTTGGTGAATTAGCAGTGGCAATGCCGACAGCCGGGTCCTTTCAAGAGTATGCGACCAAATATATTGGTCCGTCCACAGGCTTTATGATCGGCTGGCTTTATTGGTTTAGCTGGGCGTGTACGATTGGACTTGAGTTTACGTCGGCAGGTATTTTACTCCAAAGGTGGTTCCCAGATATCCCTGTTTGGCTTTGGTGTCTTGCATTTAGTGTGATTTTATTTGCCATTAATGCCATCTCAGCACGCAGCTTCGCTGAAACGGAGTTTTGGTTTTCGGCCATCAAGGTCGCTGCCATCTTACTGTTCATTATCATTGGAATTGGCGCAATTTTCGGAATGATTCATCTGAAGGACGGGGAATCAGCCCCTCTATTTCGTCATTTGACGGATCATGGCGGACTTTTTCCTAATGGTATTTTTGCTATTTTATTAACCATGGTCACGGTCAATTTTTCCTTTCAAGGAACAGAGCTTGTAGGGATCGCAGCAGGAGAGAGTGAAAGCCCTGAAAAAACATTGCCTCGATCTATACGGAATATTATTTGGAGAACGATGGTCTTTTTCGTCTTATCCATTGCGGTTCTTGCCGCACTTCTTCCTTGGCAGACAGCCGGTGCTGTGGACAGTCCGTTTGTTGTAGTGCTGGACAAGGTCGGCATACCATACGCCGCAGATATCATGAATTTTATTATCATCACAGCTGTCTTATCTGTAGCGAACTCTGGATTATATGCATCATCACGTATGCTTTGGGCACTTTCTAAAGATGGAAAAGGCCCTACCTTTACGAAAAAGTTGTCCAGGCGTAAAATTCCGATCAATGCACTATTGGTGACAATGAGCGTATCCGCTCTATCTCTGCTCACAAGTGTTGTGGCACCAAAAACGGTGTATGTCTGGCTCATTTCGATTTCTGGTATGGTCCTTGTTGTTGTCTGGATGTCCATTTGTTTATCTCAGTATTTCTTTAGAAGACACTTCGTAAAAACGGGCGGAGATGTAAAGGATCTCGTCTTTCGTACACCGTTATATCCATTTGTGCCATTGGCAGGCTTTATCGCATTTGGCATCGTCCTCATCAGTTTATTCTTTATTGAGGATCAGCGAATTGGTCTTTATTGCGGTGTTCCATTCATGGCCGTTTGCTACATCATTTATTATCTCAAAATCAAACCGAAGGAAGATGCAAAACGGTTTGCCGAAGAGGAAAGGCCGATATCTAAAACATAA
- a CDS encoding MATE family efflux transporter has translation MNHRAYLALAIPLTISTMTTPLLGAVDTAVVGQLANPAYIGGVAVGSLIFSTLYWLFGFLRVSTSAFAAQANGAQSEEQGVLAFLRPFLVAIMVGLCFIALQWPIIQSAFLVISPAADVRQFAADYFHIRIWGAPFTLMNYVILGWLMGMAKMKEALSLQILINVMNMALAFLLVHVFSFAVKGVAAATLMSELTAFVLGAWIIMKHTSNGFRMPSVKKIMDTQAVQKMFHVNKDLFIRTICLLVVINMFTAKGASFGTELLAANAILFQIHYIMAYLFDGFANASSILVGRSVGANDRTLYEKTLTLSRQWALVMACVIAASYFLLKEPILSLFTNLPQLFDVTLRYADWLVLYPFAACFGLVIYGVFTGATEIAPVRNSMLFAMILFVVVQAAVTPIWHNHGLWFAFIIYTVGRSGFLMMYKSKLDQKLFIHDKHPLQS, from the coding sequence GTGAACCATCGAGCGTATTTAGCTTTGGCCATTCCTTTAACAATTTCAACGATGACCACTCCATTACTCGGAGCTGTCGATACAGCAGTTGTCGGCCAGCTCGCTAATCCCGCTTATATTGGAGGCGTCGCAGTCGGCAGTCTCATTTTCAGTACATTATATTGGCTGTTTGGTTTTTTGCGGGTGAGTACATCTGCCTTTGCCGCCCAGGCAAATGGAGCACAGAGCGAGGAGCAGGGCGTTCTTGCTTTTTTAAGGCCTTTTTTGGTCGCCATCATGGTCGGTCTTTGTTTTATTGCCCTCCAGTGGCCAATTATTCAATCTGCTTTTCTAGTGATCTCTCCCGCTGCTGATGTCCGGCAATTTGCAGCAGATTACTTTCATATTCGCATTTGGGGTGCCCCATTTACCTTGATGAATTATGTGATATTAGGCTGGCTGATGGGGATGGCAAAAATGAAAGAAGCCCTCTCTTTACAGATTTTGATCAATGTCATGAATATGGCTCTCGCATTTCTGCTTGTTCATGTGTTTTCCTTTGCAGTGAAAGGTGTGGCGGCTGCAACCTTGATGTCTGAATTAACCGCTTTTGTGCTAGGAGCATGGATCATTATGAAGCATACGTCAAACGGGTTCCGGATGCCTTCTGTTAAGAAGATCATGGACACACAGGCAGTGCAGAAAATGTTTCATGTCAATAAAGATTTGTTTATTCGGACGATCTGTCTGCTTGTGGTGATTAACATGTTCACTGCAAAAGGTGCTTCTTTTGGAACAGAGCTGCTTGCGGCTAATGCGATCTTATTTCAAATACACTACATCATGGCTTATTTGTTCGATGGTTTTGCCAATGCGTCCAGCATTCTTGTTGGCAGATCAGTTGGTGCAAATGACCGGACTCTCTATGAAAAAACATTGACCCTTTCGAGGCAGTGGGCACTTGTCATGGCGTGTGTCATTGCGGCGAGTTATTTTCTATTAAAAGAGCCGATTTTGAGCTTGTTTACGAATCTTCCTCAGCTGTTTGACGTCACATTGCGCTATGCAGATTGGCTTGTTCTTTATCCGTTTGCTGCTTGTTTTGGATTGGTGATTTACGGTGTATTTACAGGTGCGACAGAAATTGCCCCTGTCAGAAATTCGATGCTGTTTGCGATGATCTTGTTTGTGGTTGTCCAAGCAGCGGTCACGCCAATTTGGCACAATCATGGACTCTGGTTTGCCTTTATCATCTATACTGTAGGACGGTCTGGCTTTTTGATGATGTACAAATCAAAGCTGGATCAGAAACTGTTCATACATGACAAACACCCTTTGCAATCGTGA
- the rpoN gene encoding RNA polymerase factor sigma-54 yields MSLKLQQEQVLKQVLTQELRQAITLLQLNCTELGEYLDQLALENPLIERKDTDSYQPVYHKRSRDRMTEPYRTHQKESLQMVLKRQAIDLTLSERNERIFHFMIESIDSNGYLNEPVDAMAAVLEVSAEEVEAVLHQLQSLEPAGIGARSLQECILLQLRRKKERWYEAELIIEEHFFLFARKAWKEIAAKTGISMKTLQAIQDEVSLLEPRPGLHFSYEEQHVYIEPDVYITVMQDHITFELNQRAFPDVEMNEGYFAMIQDQKRHEAYAYLKEKEQQYNWLVQALKQRKQTMTHVVREIILHQTDFFLTGKHKMKPLTMKRIADILQVHESTVSRTVKGKMVQTPYGLMEMKQFFQAKLEGHSLEEASSYTVKTHIAELIQTENKKKPYSDQQIMTQLQQTFGIRVSRRTIAKYREQMNLPSSTLRKRYD; encoded by the coding sequence ATGAGCCTTAAACTGCAACAAGAACAGGTACTAAAGCAGGTGCTCACACAAGAACTCAGGCAGGCCATTACACTGCTGCAATTGAATTGCACAGAACTGGGTGAGTATCTTGACCAGTTAGCGCTTGAGAACCCTCTGATTGAGCGGAAAGACACGGACAGCTATCAACCAGTTTATCATAAAAGATCACGAGATCGAATGACAGAGCCGTATCGTACGCATCAAAAAGAAAGCCTGCAAATGGTTTTGAAAAGACAGGCAATTGATTTGACCTTAAGTGAAAGAAATGAAAGGATCTTTCACTTTATGATTGAGTCCATTGATTCAAATGGCTATCTAAATGAACCGGTTGATGCAATGGCCGCTGTTTTAGAGGTTTCGGCGGAAGAAGTAGAAGCCGTTCTTCATCAGCTTCAATCATTAGAGCCTGCCGGTATTGGCGCAAGATCATTGCAAGAGTGCATCCTGCTTCAGCTTAGAAGAAAAAAGGAGCGCTGGTATGAAGCTGAGCTGATCATCGAAGAGCATTTCTTTCTTTTTGCAAGAAAGGCTTGGAAGGAGATTGCGGCAAAAACAGGAATTTCAATGAAAACACTTCAAGCGATACAAGATGAGGTCTCACTGCTTGAACCAAGACCTGGCCTTCATTTCTCATATGAAGAACAGCATGTGTATATAGAGCCCGATGTGTATATCACGGTGATGCAGGATCACATCACATTTGAGCTGAATCAGCGTGCTTTTCCTGACGTTGAGATGAATGAAGGATATTTCGCTATGATTCAAGATCAAAAGCGGCATGAAGCATATGCGTATTTAAAGGAAAAAGAGCAGCAGTACAATTGGCTTGTCCAAGCGCTGAAGCAGAGAAAACAAACGATGACCCATGTCGTTCGTGAGATTATCTTACATCAGACTGATTTTTTCCTCACAGGGAAACATAAAATGAAACCGCTTACGATGAAGCGGATAGCAGATATATTGCAAGTACATGAGTCGACAGTCAGCCGGACTGTCAAAGGGAAAATGGTGCAAACCCCTTATGGTTTAATGGAAATGAAGCAATTTTTCCAAGCGAAACTAGAAGGACATTCGCTAGAAGAGGCGTCCAGCTACACAGTCAAGACGCACATCGCCGAGCTGATCCAAACGGAAAATAAGAAAAAACCGTATTCGGATCAGCAAATCATGACTCAGCTTCAGCAAACCTTCGGCATCCGCGTCTCGCGCAGAACCATTGCCAAATATCGTGAACAAATGAATCTTCCGTCATCCACGCTGCGGAAACGCTATGATTAA
- the nikD gene encoding nickel import ATP-binding protein NikD gives MSNLEESILQIDNLHVQTKTPHGTTSLIQDVAFEVGRGQIVGLIGESGCGKTVTSMSILNMLDRKTTEVTGSITLQGRELIGVSEKNMRSIRGKDISYIMQNPMNSFTPVWTIGHQLIETIRRHTAVSKRQARAQAVDALKQMNLPQPDQLLNKYPFELSGGMLQRVMIAMAACMHPPLIIADEPTTALDVHNQKLVLQHLNQIRHDYGTAILLITHDLGVIAEMADQVVVMRQGEMVEKAEVLELFENPKHDYTKKLLAARPSIPAVCPI, from the coding sequence ATGAGCAATTTGGAAGAGTCCATATTACAAATAGACAACCTGCATGTGCAGACGAAAACGCCTCATGGGACAACCTCTCTTATTCAGGACGTAGCGTTTGAAGTAGGGCGTGGTCAAATCGTTGGATTAATAGGTGAGAGCGGCTGCGGGAAAACGGTGACAAGTATGTCGATTTTAAACATGCTCGACCGAAAAACAACTGAAGTCACTGGCAGTATCACATTACAGGGACGGGAATTGATCGGTGTAAGTGAAAAGAATATGCGGTCCATTCGGGGCAAAGACATTTCGTATATTATGCAAAATCCAATGAACAGTTTTACGCCGGTATGGACGATCGGTCATCAGCTGATTGAAACCATTCGCCGGCATACAGCTGTCAGTAAAAGGCAGGCACGGGCGCAGGCGGTCGATGCCTTAAAGCAAATGAATCTGCCTCAACCAGACCAACTGTTAAACAAGTATCCCTTTGAATTAAGCGGCGGCATGCTGCAGCGTGTCATGATTGCCATGGCTGCCTGCATGCACCCGCCTCTCATCATCGCAGATGAACCAACAACCGCGTTAGATGTACACAATCAGAAGCTGGTGCTCCAGCATCTAAACCAAATTCGTCATGACTATGGAACGGCCATTTTACTGATTACCCATGATCTTGGTGTCATTGCAGAAATGGCAGATCAGGTTGTGGTCATGAGACAAGGAGAAATGGTTGAAAAGGCAGAAGTTCTTGAGCTTTTTGAAAATCCAAAGCATGATTATACAAAGAAACTATTAGCAGCTCGGCCATCCATTCCAGCTGTTTGCCCGATTTGA
- a CDS encoding FadR/GntR family transcriptional regulator, which translates to MKPFDPDQLTFCLSSAFLMKQHDIAQLLEVRSIIETCVVKKAVLLRTDDDLHYLRDALEQMKLAEAHEEIGEEADLTFHLALAKASKNDLLKA; encoded by the coding sequence GTGAAGCCGTTCGATCCTGATCAGCTCACATTTTGTTTATCTTCCGCATTTTTGATGAAGCAGCATGATATAGCGCAGCTCCTTGAAGTGAGGTCAATCATTGAAACGTGTGTTGTCAAAAAGGCGGTGCTGCTTCGAACTGACGATGACCTCCATTACCTGCGTGATGCTCTCGAACAAATGAAGCTGGCAGAAGCGCATGAAGAAATTGGTGAAGAGGCAGACCTCACATTCCATCTAGCCTTAGCCAAAGCCTCGAAAAATGATTTACTAAAGGCATGA
- a CDS encoding sugar-binding transcriptional regulator, which produces MNRLLEAQKKLLPDLLTVMQKRYDILQYIRLAEPIGRRSLATSLGLSERILRAEVQFLKEQNLLDVKTSGMMLTSEGHALLDMLEGMMKDVLGLTFLENTLKRKLGLEEVIIVSGDSDDSPWVKQEMGRAAVQCMKKRFTGNNIVAVTGGTTMEAVAEMMTPDAKNRDMMFVPARGGLGENVKNQANTICAHMAEKASGTYKLLFVPGQLSEGAYSSIIEEPSVKEVLQTIKSSTMLIHGIGEAKTMAMRRNTPAEDLKKIDEHDAVTEAFGYYFNRDGEVVHKVHSVGMQLDDLESIPHIIAVAGGSSKAGAIEAYFKKPRRTVLVTDEGAAKELLRESIDPSI; this is translated from the coding sequence ATGAATCGTTTATTGGAAGCTCAAAAAAAATTATTGCCAGATCTTCTCACAGTTATGCAAAAACGCTACGACATTTTGCAGTACATCAGGTTAGCTGAACCAATTGGCCGCAGAAGCCTTGCGACGAGTCTTGGGCTCAGTGAGCGCATCTTAAGGGCTGAAGTTCAGTTCTTAAAAGAACAAAACCTGCTGGATGTCAAAACGAGCGGTATGATGCTGACGAGTGAGGGTCATGCTTTGCTAGACATGCTTGAAGGAATGATGAAGGACGTTTTAGGTTTAACCTTTTTGGAAAATACATTAAAGAGAAAGTTAGGCCTAGAAGAAGTGATCATCGTTTCTGGTGACAGTGACGATTCCCCGTGGGTGAAGCAAGAAATGGGAAGAGCTGCTGTCCAATGTATGAAAAAAAGGTTTACAGGAAATAATATCGTCGCCGTCACTGGCGGAACGACGATGGAAGCCGTTGCCGAAATGATGACCCCAGATGCCAAAAATCGCGACATGATGTTTGTCCCTGCGAGAGGCGGTCTTGGGGAAAATGTGAAAAATCAGGCAAACACCATTTGTGCCCACATGGCTGAAAAAGCTTCCGGTACTTACAAACTGCTGTTTGTTCCAGGACAGCTGTCAGAAGGTGCTTACTCTTCGATTATCGAAGAGCCATCAGTCAAAGAAGTGCTTCAAACGATTAAATCATCTACGATGCTCATTCATGGAATCGGTGAAGCAAAAACAATGGCGATGAGACGAAACACACCAGCTGAAGATTTAAAAAAGATTGATGAGCATGACGCAGTGACCGAGGCCTTTGGCTATTACTTTAATCGTGATGGTGAGGTCGTCCACAAAGTGCACTCCGTCGGCATGCAGCTAGATGATTTAGAAAGCATTCCACACATCATTGCTGTTGCAGGTGGATCATCAAAGGCAGGGGCCATTGAAGCTTATTTCAAAAAACCCCGCCGAACGGTTCTCGTCACAGACGAAGGAGCCGCAAAAGAGTTATTAAGGGAGTCAATTGATCCCTCAATATAA
- the yvfG gene encoding protein YvfG: MSELFSVPYFVDNLKQHIAMNQNEDKVHAMNAYYRSVVSTLVQDQLTKNAVVLKRIQHLDEAYQKVKKESE; the protein is encoded by the coding sequence ATGTCTGAACTTTTTTCCGTTCCATACTTTGTTGACAACTTGAAACAGCATATCGCCATGAATCAAAATGAAGACAAGGTTCATGCAATGAATGCCTACTACCGCTCAGTGGTTTCTACACTTGTTCAGGACCAGCTGACCAAAAATGCTGTCGTATTGAAGCGAATTCAGCATCTTGATGAAGCCTATCAAAAGGTGAAAAAAGAAAGCGAATGA
- a CDS encoding sigma-54 interaction domain-containing protein — MKKDHHAAKLENEIDLYKQMLDLIDVGVHAIDENGNTVVYNKKMMEIESLKRSDVLHKNVLDFFAFQDEMHSTLVQALRNGKQTVHAKQTYHNYNGKEITTINHTYPLVRDGLIQGAVEISNDVTKLERLIHHNMKQKGNTRFTFDSIIGKSPAFLEVIEHAKRATRTSSYVLIVGETGTGKELFAQSIHNGSSRSSGPFITQNCAALPDNLIESLLFGTQKGAFTGATDQPGLFEQAQGGTLLLDEINSLNPPLQAKLLRVLQEKSVRRLGSTKEIAVDVRVIANMNEDPVDAIAGGRMRKDLFYRLGIVTLFIPPLSERKEDIPTFVSHFIQKYNELFQMNVKAADEEVLALFQAYDWPGNVRELEHVIEAGMNMMMDEVYLSLHHLPYHFRFKHGEGRPAAQLQANPLQKTAAADTFVYTSPEHTTDFQTQMERFEKQYIVHYLEKMDDNISQTAKILGMSRQSLQYRMKKLHISRQ, encoded by the coding sequence GTGAAAAAAGATCATCATGCCGCAAAGCTGGAAAATGAGATTGATTTGTATAAACAAATGCTCGATCTAATTGATGTCGGGGTCCACGCCATTGACGAGAATGGCAATACTGTTGTTTATAATAAAAAAATGATGGAAATTGAATCTTTGAAACGCTCTGATGTTCTCCATAAAAATGTACTCGACTTCTTCGCCTTTCAAGACGAAATGCACAGTACGCTTGTCCAAGCGCTCCGTAACGGAAAACAAACCGTTCATGCTAAACAGACGTATCATAATTACAACGGAAAAGAAATCACAACGATTAACCATACCTATCCGCTCGTTCGAGACGGTCTCATTCAAGGCGCGGTTGAAATTTCGAATGATGTGACCAAGCTGGAACGGCTGATTCACCACAATATGAAGCAAAAAGGTAACACACGCTTTACATTTGATTCAATCATTGGAAAAAGCCCGGCATTTCTAGAAGTGATTGAGCATGCCAAACGAGCTACACGTACCTCTTCCTATGTGCTCATTGTTGGCGAAACAGGGACAGGAAAAGAACTATTTGCTCAAAGCATCCATAACGGCAGCAGCCGTTCATCTGGACCATTTATTACCCAGAATTGCGCGGCACTGCCTGATAACCTCATTGAAAGCCTGCTTTTTGGTACGCAAAAAGGTGCTTTTACAGGTGCAACAGATCAGCCTGGTTTATTCGAACAAGCACAGGGAGGGACACTGCTTTTAGATGAGATCAACTCCTTAAACCCTCCTCTTCAGGCGAAACTACTGCGCGTATTGCAGGAAAAAAGCGTGAGAAGGTTAGGCAGCACAAAAGAAATCGCTGTTGATGTGAGAGTTATTGCTAATATGAATGAGGACCCGGTGGATGCGATCGCGGGTGGACGCATGCGAAAAGATTTATTTTATCGATTAGGCATTGTCACCTTATTTATCCCCCCACTTTCTGAGCGAAAAGAAGACATTCCTACGTTTGTCAGTCATTTTATTCAAAAATATAATGAGCTGTTTCAAATGAATGTGAAGGCGGCTGACGAAGAGGTGCTTGCCCTTTTTCAAGCCTATGATTGGCCAGGGAATGTAAGAGAGCTGGAGCATGTGATTGAGGCTGGGATGAATATGATGATGGATGAAGTATACTTAAGCTTGCATCACCTTCCCTATCATTTCAGGTTCAAGCATGGGGAAGGTCGTCCTGCTGCACAATTGCAGGCAAATCCATTGCAGAAAACAGCGGCAGCTGACACATTTGTCTACACAAGTCCAGAGCATACGACTGATTTTCAAACCCAAATGGAGCGATTTGAAAAACAATACATCGTCCATTACTTAGAAAAAATGGACGACAATATTTCACAGACTGCAAAGATTTTGGGCATGAGCAGGCAAAGTCTGCAATATCGAATGAAAAAGCTACATATTTCTCGTCAATAG